The following are encoded together in the Chaetodon auriga isolate fChaAug3 chromosome 6, fChaAug3.hap1, whole genome shotgun sequence genome:
- the LOC143321692 gene encoding sodium channel protein type 4 subunit alpha B-like: MTSRKMSFFEFWRSKKERGALLEAANQLRLRPSQLRRLLGNSGVRAALQNTRMASLLPPVGRDVFRRFTQGHEDEEKRESRKKNKEVLEKDRLKPASELEAGKPLPFFYGDPPPKLLNTPLEELDPYYQSQETFITLSRGNIIHRFNAEPACCLLSVSSPLRTAAIKILNHSFFSLFIVVTILINCVFMTMHDPPAWIKTAEYVFIAVYTFETIIKVMGKGFCVGHFTFLRDPWNWLDVVVISTAYLAEFVHFGKLSVLRTVPRVLKLIPLTSGLRMTVGALVQSAKRLAGIIVLMVFVLSVFAVVGMQLFMGGLKQKCIITPWSLSNLTSDSVTTPVYYDSGSEITAFDFNEFKMNKDNHYYLPGQLDALLCGNRSDAGACPEGFTCMRGGANPNYGYTNYDSFGWSLLSMFRLMTQDFWENLVMLTLRAEGRSFLIFFMLVVFPGCFCLLSLFLAVVTMTSSEWEEPSVAKAKRNQEEFRQILQALKTREEEEPNNQQAAGRTDVSEKQDGETKTSHEEEHTEESGEGRSSCPPCCSILADLFLKWNCCGCWRWLKQWLGTFVMNPFFDLVIVICLIVNIIFISMEHYPLSMEMEMHLSVAHLVFTAIFTAEMVLKLVAMDPYGYFQVSWHIFDSIIVFLSLLELALADVEGLSVLRLFYLLRVFRLARWWPSFHTYIKIIWTSLRALKNLILLLLIMVFIFTTAGMQLFQQDYKDCVCRIAQDCELPRWHMTDFFNTFLLIARIFSGQWIECMWDCMEVSGQATCLIFFMMVVVIVNLLVLNLFLTLLLASFNSDNLVGPEEKRKNDLHIAVSRVKTWILDHICTLQGKKKNVSLDHTVADSHEENKKDDLALSLLTSEQRVPIASAEVDFEVKMPENEEKEKKCDGVQKHLDIQQDADTKGHNGNTPEDCCGDKCYRCCPFLDIDTSQGGGRVWSNFRRSCFFIVRNKYFEFLIILIILLSSLALVFEDIHLPQRQVLKMVVETADQVFTYLFLLEMLLKWIGYGLKKYFTDAWCWLDFLILDVFLVCLMANMFGFSQWGAIQSLRTLRALGPLRALSRFQGSRVVVEVLVLSIPFMIDAVLVLNVIWLFFSVVGVDLFAGRFGYCFNETSEEYFLPDAVDNKSECSALIMMNMTEVRWKILKLNYDNVHNGFQSLMHLAASADLMDLRYAAVDSRQVESQPVYEANQYMSLYFIFFSISSFFSLNFLIRAIIYSLQRDKFGGKYVFLTEEQQKYSKAMNTRFLKRPQTPAPRPQNPCRACLFDLVTSVYFEVFMVVLIFLNMVPLMLEREDQSWEQEVIMFWILFFFIIIFIIEFILKIIAFGRYYFTDCWNIFDFILVICSILGVFLDDIIMHYLFTSALWPLFRLVRILRILHLSRAREIRKLLVAFMMSLPAIFNICLVFFVIMFTFSILGMFNFPYVKEGAGIDDLYNFETFWSSLTCMFMTSTSTGWLVFLLPIMNTPPDCDPWIEHPGLTVRGDCGYPLTGTIFFTTYVILTFMLVLHLYIVVVLQAFNSEDIEVLCDDDLRRFYKTWRKFDPEDSQFIQYSKLSDFCDALRDPLRIPKPNTIKLIHMDLPLFPGDKIHCVDVFVTLAAQVLDDSEKLDTLKARMEEVVTANSPKVSNEPISSTLQRKQEEVAAKVIQKAYRKHLQHGDTEETAVQSADGGGGALV; the protein is encoded by the exons ctgaGACTTCGTCCTTCGCAGCT GAGACGGTTGCTAGGCAACAGCGGAGTTCGGGCTGCGCTGCAGAATACCAGGATGGcgtctctgctgccccctgttgGTAGAGACGTCTTCAGGCGCTTCACACAAGGACACGAAGACGAGGAGAAGCgagagagcaggaagaagaacaaagag GTGTTGGAGAAAGACAGGCTCAAACCAGCCAGTGAGCTGGAGGCCGGGAAGCCCCTCCCATTCTTCTATGGTGACCCGCCCCCTAAGCTTCTCAACACCCCATTGGAGGAGCTGGATCCCTACTACCAATCACAGGag ACCTTCATCACGCTCAGTAGAGGAAACATCATCCACAGGTTTAATGCTGAGCCGGCCTGTTGCCTGCTGAGCGTGTCCAGTCCGCTGAGGACCGCCGCCATCAAGATCCTCAATCACTC TTTCTTCAGTTTGTTCATCGTAGTGACGATCCTGATCAACTGTGTGTTCATGACGATGCACGATCCTCCAGCGTGGATCAAGACTGCAGA ATACGTCTTCATCGCCGTCTACACCTTTGAAACCATCATAAAGGTCATGGGCAAAGGCTTCTGTGTCGGACACTTCACCTTCCTCAGAGACCCTTGGAACTGGCTGGACGTCGTGGTCATCAGCACGGC ataTCTGGCAGAGTTTGTACATTTCGGGAAACTGTCTGTGCTGAGGACAGTTCCTCGAGTGCTGAAGCTCATCCCACTGAcctcag GTCTGAGGATGACTGTTGGAGCTCTCGTCCAATCAGCGAAGAGGCTTGCCGGCATCATCGTCCTGATGGTGTTCGTTCTCAGTGTCTTTGCTGTTGTCGGTATGCAGCTCTTCATGGGAGGTCTGAAGCAGAAATGTATCATCACCCCGTGGTCGCTGAGCAACCTGACCTCCGACTCCGTCACCACCCCTGTGTACTATGACAGCGGAAGCGAAATCACTGCTTTTGATTTCAACGAGTTCAAAATGAATAAAG ATAACCATTACTACCTGCCTGGCCAGTTGGACGCTCTGCTGTGTGGAAACAGGTCTGATGCTGG GGCCTGTCCGGAGGGCTTCACCTGCATGAGAGGGGGAGCAAACCCCAACTACGGCTACACCAACTACGACTCGTTTGGTTGGTCTCTGCTGTCTATGTTCAGACTGATGACTCAGGACTTCTGGGAAAACCTGGTGATGTTG ACGTTACGAGCAGAAGGTAGATCCTTCCTGATCTTCTTCATGCTCGTCGTCTTCCCCGGCTGTTTCTGCCTCCTCAGCCTCTTTCTGGCAGTGGTTACCATGACATCCAGTGAGTGGGAGGAGCCCAGCGTGGCCAAGGCCAAACGGAACCAAGAGGAGTTCAGACAGATCCTGCAGGCGCTGaagacgagagaggaagaggag CCAAATAATCAACAG GCAGCTGGCAGGACAGACGTCTCCGAGAAACAAGATGGTGAAACGAAGACGAGCCACGAGGAAGAACACACAGaag agtcCGGGGAGGGTCGGAGCTCGTGTCCACCGTGTTGCTCCATCTTGGCCGACCTCTTCCTGAAGTGGAACTGTTGTGGCTGTTGGCGTTGGCTCAAACAGTGGCTCGGCACATTCGTCATGAACCCATTCTTCGACCTCGTGATCGTCATCTGCCTCATCGTCAACATCATCTTCATTTCCATGGAGCATTATCCATTGAgcatggaaatggaaatgcacCTGTCTGTCGCTCACCTG GTCTTCACAGCGATCTTCACAGCTGAGATGGTCCTCAAACTTGTGGCCATGGACCCATACGGCTACTTCCAG GTGAGCTGGCACATCTTTGACAGCATCATCGTCTTCCTCAGTCTGCTGGAGCTGGCATTGGCTGATGTGGAGGGCCTGAGTGTACTGCGCCTTTTCTATTTG CTGCGAGTGTTCAGGCTGGCCAGGTGGTGGCCGTCCTTCCACACCTACATAAAGATCATCTGGACCTCGCTGAGAGCACTGAAGAACCTGATTCTCCTACTGCTCATCATGGTCTTCATCTTCACGACGGCCGGCATGCAGCTGTTCCAGCAGGACTACAAAGACTGCGTCTGTCGCATCGCACAGGACTGCGAGCTTCCCCGCTGGCACATGACCGACTTCTTCAACACCTTCCTCCTGATTGCCCGGATTTTTTCTGGACAGTGGATCGAGTGCATGTGGGACTGCATGGAGGTCTCAGGTCAGGCCACGTGTCTGATCTTCTTCATGATGGTCGTGGTCATCGTAAACCTTCTG GTGTTGAATCTGTTCCTGACCTTGTTGCTGGCCTCGTTCAACAGTGATAATCTGGTAGGtccagaagaaaaaagaaaaaacgacTTGCACATCGCCGTGAGCCGGGTCAAGACCTGGATCCTGGACCACATCTGTACTTTgcagggaaagaagaaaaatgtcagcCTTGACCACACAG TGGCTGACAGTCATGAAGAGAACAAGAAGGACGACCTGGCCCTGAGCTTACTGACTTCAGAGCAGAGGGTCCCCATCGCCTCGGCTGAGGTCGACTTTGAAGTGAAGATgcctgaaaatgaagaaaaagagaaaaaa TGTGACGGCGTGCAGAAACATCTGGACATCCAGCAGGACGCAGACACCAAAGGTCATAACGGAAACACACCTGAGGACTGCTGCGGTGACA aGTGCTACCGTTGCTGTCCATTCCTGGATATAGACACGTCCCAGGGCGGAGGGAGGGTCTGGTCTAACTTCAGGAGAAGCTGTTTCTTCATCGTACGAAACAAATACTTCGAgttcctcatcatcctcatcatcctgcTGAGCAGTCTAGCTCtg GTGTTTGAGGACATTCACCTGCCGCAGCGTCAGGTCTTAAAGATGGTTGTGGAGACAGCAGACCAGGTGTTCACCTACCTGTTCCTGTTGGAGATGCTTCTCAAGTGGATCGGCTACGGACTCAAGAAATACTTCACCGACGCCTGGTGCTGGCTCGACTTCCTCATCTTAGAT GTGTTCCTGGTGTGTCTAATGGCCAACATGTTCGGATTCTCTCAATGGGGAGCTATCCAGTCTTTGAGGACTCTCAGAGCTCTGGGACCCCTGAGGGCCCTGTCTCGCTTCCAGGGCTCAAGG gtggtggtggaggttcTGGTCCTCTCCATCCCGTTCATGATTGACGCAGTGCTGGTGCTTAATGTCATCTGGTTGTTCTTCAGTGTAGTGGGTGTGGATCTGTTTGCTGGAAGGTTTGGGTACTGTTTCAATGAGACGTCAGAGGAATATTTCTTACCCGACGCTGTGGACAACAAGAGCGAGTGTTCCGCTCTTATAATGATGAACATGACCGAGGTCCGCTGGAAGATCCTGAAGTTAAACTATGACAACGTGCACAATGGTTTCCAGTCGCTGATGCATCTG GCAGCATCAGCAGACCTGATGGACCTCAGGTATGCAGCTGTGGACTCCAGACAG gtggagtCTCAGCCGGTCTATGAGGCCAACCAGTACATGAGCCTGTACTTCATCTTCTTCAGCAtcagctccttcttctccttaaACTTCCTGATCAGAGCCATCATCTacagcctgcagagagacaag tttGGAGGGAAATATGTCTTCttgacagaggagcagcagaaatatTCCAAGGCCATGAACACGAGGTTCCTCAAGAGACCTCAGACACCTGCTCCCCGTCCTCAG aATCCGTGCCGGGCTTGCCTCTTTGATCTGGTGACCAGCGTGTATTTTGAAGTCTTCATGGTGGTGTTGATCTTCCTGAACATGGTGCCTCTGATGCTGGAAAGAGAAGATCAGAGCTGGGAGCAAGAAGTAATCATGTTCTGGATCCTCTTCTTTtttatcatcatcttcatcattgaGTTCATTCTGAAGATCATCGCGTTCGGACGGTACTACTTCACCGATTGCTGGAACATCTTCGACTTCATATTGGTCATCTGCTCCATCCTCG GCGTGTTCTTGGATGACATCATAATGCACTACTTGTTCACGTCTGCTCTCTGGCCCTTGTTCCGATTGGTTCGTATTCTTCGTATCCTCCATCTCAGTCGTGCCAGGGAAATCCGGAAGCTGCTTGTGGCCttcatgatgtcacttcctgccaTCTTCAACATTTGCCTCGTCTTCTTCGTCATCATGTTCACCTTCTCCATCCTCGGCATGTTTAACTTTCCCTACGTGAAGGAAGGGGCCGGGATCGATGACCTGTACAACTTTGAGACGTTTTGGAGCAGCCTGACCTGTATGTTTATGACCAGTACATCAACTGGATGGTTGGTATTCCTGCTTCCCATCATGAACACTCCACCGGACTGCGACCCCTGGATAGAGCACCCAGGACTGACAGTCAGAGGGGACTGCGGCTACCCACTAACAGGCACCATCTTCTTCACCACCTACGTCATCCTGACCTTCATGCTAGTGCTCCACCTATACATCGTTGTCGTCCTGCAGGCCTTCAACTCAGAGGACATCGAGGTGCTGTGTGACGATGACCTCCGGAGGTTTTATAAAACCTGGAGGAAGTTTGACCCCGAGGACTCGCAGTTCATACAGTACAG CAAGCTGTCAGATTTCTGTGATGCTCTACGGGATCCTCTGAGGATTCCCAAACCAAACACCATCAAACTGATCCACATGGATCTGCCTCTGTTTCCTGGAGACAAGATCCACTGTGTGGACGTCTTTGTCACACTTGCCGCACAG GTGTTGGATGATTCTGAAAAGTTGGACACTCTTAAAGCCAGAATGGAGGAGGTGGTGACGGCCAACTCGCCCAAG GTGTCAAATGAACCAATCAGCAGCACCttgcagaggaaacaggaagaggtggCAGCGAAGGTCATCCAGAAAGCGTACAGGAAGCACCTGCAGCACGGAGACACCGAGGAGACGGCTGTCCAGTCTGCggacggtggtggtggtgctttAGTGTGA
- the LOC143322476 gene encoding gamma-crystallin M2-like: MTSSSMNMSRIVFYEDRNFQGRSYECSSDCADMSSYLSRCHSCRVERGCFMVYDRTNFMGNQYFLRRGEYSDYMSMMGMSDCIRSCRMIPMHRGSYRMKIYERENFGGQSHELMDDCDNIMDRFRMSNCMSCHVMDGHWLMYEQPHYRGRMMYMRPGEYRSFMNMSMSNMRCMSMRRIMDSYY, from the exons ATGACGTCCAGCAGCATGAACATGAGCAGG aTCGTCTTCTACGAGGACAGGAACTTCCAGGGTCGTTCCTACGAGTGCAGCAGCGACTGCGCTGACATGTCCTCCTACCTGAGCAGGTGTCACTCCTGCAGGGTGGAGAGAGGCTGCTTCATGGTCTACGACCGCACCAACTTCATGGGCAACCAGTACTTCCTGAGGAGGGGCGAGTACTCCGACTACATGAGCATGATGGGAATGAGCGACTGCATCAGGTCCTGCCGCATGATCCCCATG CACCGCGGCTCCTACAGGATGAAGATCTATGAGAGGGAGAACTTTGGAGGCCAGAGCCACGAGCTGATGGACGACTGCGACAACATCATGGACCGTTTCCGCATGTCCAACTGCATGTCCTGCCACGTGATGGACGGACACTGGCTGATGTACGAGCAGCCCCACTACAGAGGCAGGATGATGTACATGAGGCCTGGAGAGTACAGGAGCTTCATGAACATGTCCATGAGCAACATGAGGTGCATGAGCATGAGGCGCATCATGGACTCTTACTATTAG
- the LOC143322475 gene encoding gamma-crystallin M3-like — MSTTDMNMMSRIVFYEDRNFQGRSYECSNDCADMSSYLSRCHSCRVERGCFMVYDRTNFMGNQYFLRRGEYSDYMSMMGMSDCIRSCRTIPMHRGSYRMKIYERENFGGQSHELMDDCDNIMDRFRMSNCMSCHVMDGHWLMYEQPHYRGRMMYMRPGEYRSFMNMSMSNMRCMSMRRIMDSCH; from the exons ATGTCCACCACCGACATGAACATGATGAGCAGG aTCGTCTTCTACGAGGACAGGAACTTCCAGGGTCGTTCCTACGAGTGCAGCAACGACTGCGCTGACATGTCCTCCTACCTGAGCAGGTGTCACTCCTGCAGGGTGGAGAGAGGCTGCTTCATGGTCTACGACCGCACCAACTTCATGGGCAACCAGTACTTCCTGAGGAGGGGCGAGTACTCCGACTACATGAGCATGATGGGAATGAGCGACTGCATCAGGTCCTGCCGCACGATCCCCATG CACCGCGGCTCCTACAGGATGAAGATCTATGAGAGGGAGAACTTTGGAGGCCAGAGCCACGAGCTGATGGACGACTGCGACAACATCATGGACCGTTTCCGCATGTCCAACTGCATGTCCTGCCACGTGATGGACGGACACTGGCTGATGTACGAGCAGCCCCACTACAGAGGCAGGATGATGTACATGAGGCCTGGAGAGTACAGGAGCTTCATGAACATGTCCATGAGCAACATGAGGTGCATGAGCATGAGGCGCATCATGGACTCCTGCCACTAA